One genomic window of Niveibacterium sp. SC-1 includes the following:
- a CDS encoding tetratricopeptide repeat protein, whose product MIKRSSGSTNLAARTGICLDPFMRFACLCLALLCSFSASAASTASAATPEDDISLACPVLRHGYGPFDYRSAANSQRQLVEGAHFFPDVENLKRNAIHPNRGYIVIPGSEIDYTLRAFPNHPRALLALSRLSLRDKTDQPQGTKAPVVCYFLNAIRFRPDDGLVHVIYGTHLLRSGKTQLALEELQKGEALSEENASVHYNLGLAYFELKRYPESLASAQRAYALGFPLPGLRDKLKKVGAWKDGPPPPLAKASAPSAAASTPAGETGIADGAAGQSATQANSAATP is encoded by the coding sequence ATGATCAAGCGCTCGAGCGGCTCTACCAACCTGGCCGCCCGCACCGGAATCTGCCTGGACCCGTTTATGCGCTTCGCCTGTCTCTGTCTTGCCCTGTTGTGCAGCTTTTCTGCTTCCGCCGCCTCCACCGCGTCGGCCGCGACTCCCGAAGACGATATCTCCCTGGCCTGCCCGGTACTTCGGCACGGCTACGGCCCCTTCGACTATCGCAGCGCGGCCAATTCGCAGCGCCAACTGGTCGAGGGCGCGCACTTCTTCCCGGACGTCGAGAATCTCAAGCGCAACGCGATCCATCCGAACCGCGGCTACATCGTGATCCCGGGCAGCGAGATCGACTACACCCTGCGCGCCTTTCCCAATCACCCGCGCGCCCTGCTCGCGCTCTCGCGCCTGTCGCTGCGCGACAAGACCGACCAGCCCCAAGGCACCAAGGCCCCCGTCGTCTGCTACTTCCTCAACGCCATCCGCTTCCGTCCTGACGACGGGCTGGTGCATGTGATCTACGGTACCCACTTGTTGCGCTCGGGCAAGACGCAGTTGGCGCTGGAAGAGCTCCAGAAGGGTGAAGCCTTGAGCGAGGAGAACGCCTCGGTGCACTACAACTTGGGCCTCGCCTACTTCGAGCTCAAGCGCTACCCCGAATCCCTGGCTTCGGCGCAACGTGCCTACGCGCTGGGCTTTCCGCTGCCGGGCCTGCGCGACAAGCTGAAGAAGGTCGGCGCCTGGAAGGATGGCCCGCCGCCGCCCTTGGCCAAGGCCTCGGCGCCGAGCGCGGCGGCCAGCACACCGGCGGGCGAAACCGGCATTGCGGATGGCGCTGCCGGTCAGTCTGCGACGCAGGCCAACAGCGCCGCAACACCCTGA
- a CDS encoding glycosyltransferase gives MVAFHFPPHAGSSGIQRSLRFAQQLPRHGWDVEVLTVTPDAYESRREDLLAELPADLPVHRALALDAKRQLSIAGRYPGFLARPDRWRSWYWPAVLKGRRLLASQRFDALWSTFPIATAHRIGATLARTGLPWIADLRDPMAHDGYPRDPATWRSYHAVERKVFARASRIVTVTQGCADYYAGRYPDAAARLRVIRNAHDEDAFAAIEARAPREALEPGAFTLLHSGLIYPWERDPGALFAAIGRLCRERPELAAVLRLRLRAPGDAAWLVALAREHQIEGQVQILPALPFADAVEEMYRADALLVLQAANCNLQIPAKLYEYARCARPVLALTDPAGDTWREAAALAGSHCVDIGDAGAIANVIAGMLARGREADLPVPDRQGFAGRTEQLARLLDEVLA, from the coding sequence ATGGTCGCCTTCCATTTCCCGCCGCATGCCGGCAGCAGTGGCATCCAGCGCAGCCTGCGTTTCGCCCAGCAACTGCCTCGTCACGGCTGGGACGTCGAGGTCCTGACCGTCACGCCTGACGCCTACGAAAGCCGCCGCGAGGACCTGCTCGCGGAACTTCCGGCGGACCTGCCGGTGCATCGCGCCCTGGCCCTGGACGCCAAACGCCAGCTCTCCATTGCCGGCCGCTATCCGGGGTTTCTTGCGCGCCCCGACCGCTGGCGCAGCTGGTACTGGCCGGCCGTGCTCAAAGGGCGACGCCTGCTCGCGAGCCAGCGCTTCGACGCACTCTGGAGCACCTTCCCCATCGCCACGGCGCATCGGATCGGCGCCACGCTAGCCAGGACCGGCCTGCCCTGGATCGCGGACCTGCGCGACCCGATGGCGCACGACGGCTACCCGCGCGATCCGGCCACCTGGCGGTCTTATCACGCGGTCGAGCGCAAGGTCTTTGCGCGCGCCTCGCGGATCGTGACCGTGACGCAGGGCTGTGCCGATTACTACGCGGGGCGCTACCCCGATGCCGCCGCGCGCCTGCGCGTGATCCGCAATGCGCACGACGAAGATGCCTTTGCCGCCATAGAGGCGCGCGCGCCGCGTGAGGCGCTCGAACCCGGTGCCTTCACCTTGCTGCACAGCGGCCTCATCTATCCCTGGGAGCGCGATCCCGGGGCACTCTTCGCCGCGATCGGCCGCCTCTGCCGCGAGCGACCCGAGCTAGCCGCGGTCCTGCGTCTGCGTCTGCGGGCACCGGGGGATGCGGCCTGGCTGGTCGCCTTGGCGCGCGAGCACCAGATCGAAGGCCAGGTCCAGATCCTGCCGGCCCTGCCCTTTGCCGACGCGGTGGAAGAGATGTATCGCGCCGACGCCCTGCTGGTCCTGCAGGCCGCCAACTGCAACCTGCAGATCCCGGCCAAGCTCTACGAGTACGCCCGCTGCGCACGCCCCGTGCTGGCACTGACCGATCCGGCCGGCGACACCTGGCGGGAAGCGGCCGCGCTCGCCGGTAGCCATTGCGTGGACATCGGCGACGCCGGCGCGATCGCCAACGTGATCGCCGGAATGCTGGCCCGCGGCCGCGAGGCCGACCTCCCGGTGCCGGACCGACAGGGCTTCGCCGGGCGCACGGAACAGCTCGCCCGGCTGCTCGACGAAGTGCTTGCCTGA
- a CDS encoding DegT/DnrJ/EryC1/StrS family aminotransferase has translation MSAKPLSIPRLPVISWRYFFDRRRSELPSVLAAGDVLPTTSGRAAIALALRAIGCRAGDRVLVPTYHCPTMVAPIAALSAVPVFFPIDDEGRARLDWLPDEAWLGIKAAIVPHYFGIPREMAGVRNLCDAHGVALIEDCAHAFFGRAQGRPIGSWGDYAIGSLTKFFPVTEGGCLVSARAHLPRLALGTRPNTVSLRVLADALEIAVTHGRLKGLGMLLAPAYRAKQRLRGLHQQSPQPAAPLSLDEARARACQDFAADAQPFRRIAAAAWRLVRAGGSGRIVERRQQNYRWLGQRLAGLRGARPMQADPGPDAAPYVFPLWVDDADAVYQAVRASGVPVFRWDDRWPQTPTLVRDAGGAWSHHVFQIGCHQDLADSDLEWIARALERLIDGPRG, from the coding sequence ATGTCCGCCAAGCCGCTCTCGATTCCCCGCCTCCCCGTCATCTCCTGGCGCTACTTCTTTGATCGACGCAGGAGCGAGCTCCCCTCGGTGCTCGCGGCCGGCGACGTGCTGCCGACCACCAGTGGCCGCGCCGCCATCGCCCTGGCGCTGCGGGCGATCGGCTGTCGCGCAGGCGATCGCGTGCTGGTGCCGACCTACCACTGCCCGACCATGGTGGCGCCGATCGCCGCGCTCTCGGCGGTCCCGGTCTTCTTCCCGATCGACGACGAAGGCCGCGCACGGCTCGACTGGTTGCCGGACGAGGCCTGGCTGGGCATCAAGGCCGCCATCGTGCCGCACTACTTTGGCATTCCGCGCGAGATGGCGGGCGTGCGCAACCTCTGCGATGCGCACGGCGTCGCGCTGATCGAAGACTGCGCGCATGCCTTTTTCGGTCGGGCGCAGGGCCGGCCCATCGGAAGCTGGGGCGACTATGCGATCGGCAGCCTCACCAAGTTCTTTCCGGTCACGGAGGGCGGCTGCCTGGTATCGGCCCGGGCACACCTGCCGCGCCTCGCGCTCGGCACGCGTCCCAACACCGTCAGCTTGCGTGTGCTCGCAGACGCCCTCGAAATCGCCGTGACCCATGGTCGCCTCAAGGGCCTGGGCATGCTGCTGGCACCCGCCTATCGCGCCAAACAACGGCTGCGCGGCCTGCACCAGCAGAGCCCGCAGCCCGCCGCGCCCCTCAGTCTCGACGAGGCCAGGGCGCGCGCCTGCCAGGATTTCGCCGCGGACGCGCAACCCTTCCGCCGCATCGCCGCCGCAGCCTGGCGGCTCGTCCGCGCGGGTGGCAGCGGCCGCATTGTCGAACGCCGCCAGCAGAACTATCGCTGGCTGGGACAGCGCCTGGCCGGGCTCCGCGGCGCGCGTCCGATGCAGGCGGATCCCGGGCCGGACGCAGCGCCCTATGTGTTCCCACTCTGGGTGGACGATGCGGATGCGGTCTATCAGGCCGTGCGCGCGAGCGGCGTACCGGTATTCCGCTGGGACGACCGCTGGCCGCAGACCCCCACGCTTGTCCGCGATGCCGGGGGCGCCTGGTCGCATCACGTGTTCCAGATCGGTTGTCATCAGGATCTCGCCGACAGCGATCTCGAATGGATTGCCCGCGCGCTCGAACGCCTGATCGACGGCCCGCGCGGATGA
- a CDS encoding hydrolase 2, exosortase A system-associated, whose amino-acid sequence MIQGFFLPASIGGRYCVLHRPAMASGRGVVVIPPFAEEANKSRSNLAAVARALAAEGAHVLFVDLFGTGDSAGDFGDADWSAWTDDVRLAAAHLRALGCARITLLGLRTGCLLAAAALGAGVEADDLVLLAPQSSGRQVLTQFLRLGAASELGADAAARIDTRARRAELAAGRSIEIAGYTLSPALADGLEAASLELPQAFRGPLAWLEVSSAADAALSPAARIAIEKLQAHGLAVDAQCVPGPAFWQTQEIEFVAGLPQTCVRAWVGLAEKAGA is encoded by the coding sequence GTGATCCAGGGGTTCTTCCTGCCCGCATCGATCGGCGGCCGCTACTGCGTGCTGCATCGCCCCGCCATGGCATCAGGGCGGGGCGTCGTGGTCATCCCGCCCTTTGCGGAGGAGGCCAACAAGTCGCGCAGCAATCTCGCGGCGGTGGCGCGTGCGCTGGCCGCCGAAGGCGCTCATGTGCTCTTCGTCGATCTCTTCGGAACCGGCGATAGCGCCGGCGATTTCGGCGACGCGGACTGGTCCGCATGGACCGACGACGTGCGGCTTGCCGCGGCGCATCTGCGCGCGCTTGGTTGCGCGCGCATCACGCTGCTGGGCCTGCGGACCGGATGCCTGCTTGCCGCCGCGGCGCTTGGCGCCGGCGTGGAGGCTGACGATCTGGTTCTGCTGGCGCCCCAGTCCAGCGGGAGGCAGGTGCTGACGCAGTTCCTCCGCCTCGGAGCGGCCTCCGAGCTGGGGGCCGATGCCGCCGCGCGGATCGACACTCGTGCCCGGCGCGCCGAGCTGGCCGCAGGGCGTTCGATCGAGATCGCCGGCTACACGCTATCTCCCGCGCTCGCCGATGGCCTGGAAGCGGCTTCGCTCGAGTTGCCGCAAGCCTTCAGAGGGCCGCTTGCCTGGCTGGAAGTCAGTAGCGCCGCCGACGCCGCGCTCTCGCCAGCGGCCCGCATCGCGATTGAAAAGCTGCAGGCGCACGGGCTGGCGGTGGACGCGCAATGCGTGCCGGGGCCGGCTTTCTGGCAGACACAGGAAATCGAGTTCGTGGCTGGTTTGCCGCAGACCTGTGTGAGGGCCTGGGTCGGTCTTGCCGAGAAGGCGGGCGCATGA
- a CDS encoding glycosyltransferase N-terminal domain-containing protein, with amino-acid sequence MRPGLSARLRWQGFRLLDRVARGGSIAAPPLALNGGAQEAVWLFISTIGELNATEPLLRALATQTGGLRWVILTDRRIYREAYAARFPDADIVEIGDGLDEAATLARLRPPRLFLITEIPVLPADAPCRLSYAWLHEAGRHGAPIALVNGWRYGYAPSCRSDAVERQLLGRDWLSRFSLLGVQNEQVAQALREHGAPASKIVVTGNMKFDALDRRDWQPSQARSPALLAQLVDGARPTVVAGCVTDADEQALILDAFVTLRQRRPDARLVIAPRHPENPDVMRNLAAACAARALHAQLRSTLGDAPLSESVDCLVLDTMGELKDFYAAAAVAHVGRNHNILEPLAFSRPVTVCEGWEPTYPSYPVYAGLAEAGALDEVRDGADLAGAWQRRLESAPAGHADHVRAALERARGATARTLAALQPLLQSALRG; translated from the coding sequence ATGCGTCCAGGGCTGAGTGCGCGTCTGCGCTGGCAGGGTTTCCGCCTGCTCGACCGCGTCGCGCGCGGCGGTTCGATTGCCGCGCCGCCGCTGGCGCTCAATGGTGGAGCGCAGGAGGCCGTCTGGCTTTTCATCTCCACCATCGGCGAACTCAACGCCACCGAACCCCTGTTGCGCGCGCTCGCGACGCAGACGGGCGGCCTGCGCTGGGTCATCCTCACGGACCGCCGGATCTATCGCGAGGCCTATGCCGCGCGCTTTCCCGATGCCGACATCGTGGAAATCGGCGACGGACTCGACGAAGCGGCGACGCTGGCGCGCCTGCGGCCACCGCGTCTGTTCCTGATTACCGAAATTCCCGTACTGCCCGCCGACGCGCCCTGCAGGCTGTCGTACGCCTGGCTGCACGAGGCGGGCCGCCACGGTGCGCCGATCGCCCTGGTGAACGGCTGGCGCTACGGCTACGCGCCGAGCTGCCGCTCCGACGCCGTCGAACGCCAGCTCCTGGGTCGCGACTGGCTGAGCCGCTTCTCTCTGCTCGGGGTGCAGAACGAACAGGTCGCCCAGGCTTTGCGCGAACACGGCGCTCCCGCCTCGAAGATCGTCGTCACCGGCAACATGAAGTTCGACGCGCTCGACCGGCGCGACTGGCAGCCCAGCCAGGCGCGCAGCCCGGCCTTGCTCGCGCAGCTGGTGGATGGCGCACGGCCGACGGTCGTGGCCGGCTGCGTTACGGACGCGGACGAGCAGGCGCTGATCCTCGACGCCTTTGTGACCCTGCGGCAGCGCCGCCCGGACGCGCGGCTGGTCATCGCCCCGCGCCATCCGGAGAATCCGGACGTCATGCGCAACCTTGCCGCCGCCTGCGCCGCACGCGCGCTCCACGCCCAGCTGCGTTCGACCCTGGGTGACGCGCCGCTGTCCGAATCCGTCGATTGCCTGGTGCTCGACACCATGGGCGAGCTCAAGGACTTCTATGCCGCGGCCGCCGTCGCGCATGTCGGACGCAACCACAACATCCTGGAGCCCCTGGCCTTCTCACGTCCCGTGACGGTCTGCGAGGGCTGGGAACCGACCTACCCCAGCTACCCGGTCTATGCCGGACTGGCCGAGGCCGGCGCGCTCGACGAAGTGCGCGACGGTGCGGACCTGGCGGGTGCCTGGCAACGCCGGCTCGAAAGTGCGCCCGCCGGACACGCCGACCATGTGCGGGCCGCGCTCGAGCGTGCCCGTGGCGCGACCGCACGCACGCTCGCGGCTCTGCAGCCCCTGTTGCAGTCAGCCTTGCGGGGCTGA
- a CDS encoding GNAT family N-acetyltransferase, with translation MTLHWTLLPAAALAEHASRWDALNREAGNLPFLESDFLIPLLAVFGTGRERLALAQEGGTLVAAALVAPAGMGRWQTFQPSQLPLGAWIARPSLSLEKLAAALITALPGMNLALGLTQLDPLLMPRPADSGRLSTLDYIDTAWVDVDGDFDAYWEARGKNLRGNVRKQRNKLEADGLDPRLEILTEASEVAEALHQYGELESASWKAGTGTAVGADNSQGRFYQDMLERFCRRGEAQIWRYRFGDAVAAMDLCISAGSTLVILKTAFDAQHKNVSPASLMHQDAFRTVFEAQRFARIEFYGRVMEWHTRWTSQQRRLYHATAYRWSAISQLHARLRKPARTDAQVASA, from the coding sequence ATGACGCTTCACTGGACCCTCCTTCCCGCCGCCGCACTGGCCGAACACGCCTCCCGATGGGACGCGCTCAATCGCGAGGCTGGCAATCTGCCCTTTCTGGAATCGGACTTCCTGATTCCGCTGCTCGCGGTCTTCGGTACCGGCCGGGAGCGTCTCGCCCTGGCGCAGGAAGGCGGCACGCTCGTGGCTGCGGCGCTCGTCGCGCCTGCCGGCATGGGCCGCTGGCAGACCTTCCAACCCTCGCAGCTTCCGCTGGGCGCGTGGATTGCCCGCCCAAGCCTATCGCTGGAAAAGCTCGCGGCTGCGCTCATCACCGCGCTGCCCGGCATGAACCTCGCCCTCGGCCTGACCCAGCTTGACCCGCTGCTGATGCCGCGCCCGGCCGATAGTGGCCGCTTGAGCACACTCGACTACATCGATACCGCCTGGGTCGATGTCGACGGCGACTTCGACGCCTACTGGGAAGCCCGCGGCAAGAATCTGCGCGGCAATGTGCGCAAGCAACGCAACAAGCTCGAAGCCGATGGCCTCGATCCCCGCCTGGAGATCCTCACCGAGGCGAGCGAGGTCGCCGAGGCCCTGCACCAATACGGCGAGCTGGAGTCCGCGAGCTGGAAGGCGGGGACCGGCACGGCGGTGGGTGCGGACAACTCGCAGGGCCGCTTCTACCAGGACATGCTCGAACGTTTCTGTCGCCGCGGCGAGGCCCAGATCTGGCGCTACCGCTTCGGCGATGCAGTGGCCGCCATGGACCTGTGCATCAGCGCCGGCAGCACGCTCGTGATCCTCAAGACCGCTTTCGATGCGCAACACAAGAACGTGTCCCCGGCGAGCCTCATGCATCAGGACGCTTTCCGCACGGTCTTCGAAGCACAGCGTTTCGCGCGCATCGAGTTCTACGGCCGCGTGATGGAATGGCATACCCGCTGGACCTCGCAGCAACGCCGCCTCTACCACGCCACGGCCTATCGCTGGAGCGCCATCTCACAACTGCATGCGCGCCTGCGCAAGCCTGCGCGCACCGACGCGCAGGTCGCCTCCGCCTGA
- a CDS encoding hydrolase 1, exosortase A system-associated: MNAMTESIREEALDLHCEGAILPGVLARPAFVSAATGVIVVVGGPQTRVGSHRQFVLLARALAWGGFACLRFDYRGMGDADGDARDFEAVDADISAAIDALTDAEPAIKQVVLWGLCDGATAAAFASARDPRVGGLVMLNPWVRTTQGEAAALVSNYYRGRLLSAAFWRKLLSGGLDIPGRLREFVVNLRTARQHAPATRDLPTRLAAALAARRLPVLLVIAGRDLTGAEFLAAAERAPLATALADCPLTRVDVPEANHTFSSARWRAEVEAATLTWLRSQA, translated from the coding sequence ATGAACGCGATGACCGAATCCATCCGCGAAGAGGCGCTGGACCTCCACTGTGAAGGGGCTATCCTCCCCGGCGTGCTCGCCCGCCCGGCATTTGTGTCCGCCGCGACCGGCGTGATCGTCGTGGTCGGCGGACCGCAGACACGCGTGGGCTCGCATCGACAGTTCGTGCTGCTTGCGCGTGCGCTCGCATGGGGCGGCTTCGCCTGCCTGCGCTTCGACTATCGGGGCATGGGCGACGCGGATGGGGATGCGCGCGATTTCGAGGCCGTCGATGCCGACATCTCGGCCGCAATCGACGCGCTGACCGACGCCGAACCCGCCATCAAGCAGGTCGTCCTCTGGGGGCTCTGCGACGGTGCGACGGCCGCAGCCTTCGCGTCAGCCCGCGACCCCCGCGTGGGTGGGCTGGTGATGCTCAACCCCTGGGTGCGTACCACACAGGGCGAAGCGGCTGCGTTGGTGAGCAATTACTACCGCGGCCGACTGCTCTCCGCGGCGTTCTGGCGCAAGTTGCTCTCGGGCGGGCTCGATATCCCAGGGCGTTTGCGCGAATTCGTCGTCAATCTGCGCACGGCGAGGCAGCACGCGCCCGCAACGCGTGACTTGCCGACGCGGCTTGCCGCCGCGCTGGCCGCGCGACGCCTGCCTGTGTTGCTCGTGATTGCCGGGCGTGACCTGACCGGCGCGGAGTTCCTCGCGGCCGCCGAGCGTGCGCCGCTAGCCACGGCGCTGGCGGACTGTCCGCTTACGCGGGTCGACGTGCCGGAAGCCAACCACACGTTTTCCAGCGCACGCTGGCGCGCCGAGGTGGAAGCGGCGACGCTCACCTGGCTGCGCAGCCAGGCCTGA
- a CDS encoding acyl carrier protein, with amino-acid sequence MDIRKEMAAILDELLSLNGRAATFDDKTALLGALPELDSMAVVGVIGAIEERFGLVFDDDEIDGAAFATFGSLAQLVEGKLAG; translated from the coding sequence TTGGATATTCGCAAGGAAATGGCGGCCATTCTCGATGAGTTGCTGAGCCTCAATGGAAGGGCTGCGACCTTCGACGACAAGACCGCCCTCCTGGGCGCCCTGCCCGAACTCGATTCGATGGCCGTCGTGGGTGTGATCGGTGCCATCGAGGAGCGCTTCGGTCTGGTCTTTGATGATGACGAGATCGACGGTGCCGCCTTCGCCACTTTCGGCAGCCTCGCGCAGCTGGTCGAGGGCAAGCTCGCGGGCTGA